A DNA window from Camelina sativa cultivar DH55 chromosome 13, Cs, whole genome shotgun sequence contains the following coding sequences:
- the LOC104734763 gene encoding probable pectinesterase 49, producing the protein MMGYISLSLIALLVVFAPPVVLADDITPIPAEKAQVEPWFKANVQPFPARRGTLDPALEAAEASPRIITVNQKGGGDFTSINAAIKSIPVGNKIRVIIKLAPGVYKEKVTVDVGRPFVTLLGKPGAETNLTFHGTSAKYGTVESATLIVWAKYFMAANLHILNTAPMPKPGTQGQALAMRINADKAAFYNCRFYGFQDTLCDDRGNHFFKDCYIEGTYDFIFGRGASLYLNTQLHAVGDGLRVITAHNRQNSNDQSGYSFVHCKVTGVGTGIYLGRAWMSHPKVVYAYTEMSSVVNPSGWQENRVREHDKTVFYGEYMCTGPGSHKAKRVAHTQDIDNKEANHFLSLGYIKGSSWLLPSPVY; encoded by the exons atgatgggTTACATCTCTCTGTCCCTGATTGCATTACTTGTAGTTTTTGCGCCACCGGTGGTTCTAGCCGACGATATAACTCCGATTCCCGCGGAAAAAGCCCAAGTTGAGCCATGGTTCAAGGCCAACGTTCAACCGTTTCCCGCGAGACGAGGCACACTCGACCCCGCTCTCGAAGCTGCTGAAGCATCACCACGTATCATCACC GTGAACCAAAAAGGAGGCGGCGATTTTACGTCAATAAACGCAGCGATCAAGAGCATTCCGGTAGGAAACAAGATCCGTGTGATCATCAAGTTGGCTCCTGGTGTATACAAAGAGAAAGTCACAGTTGACGTAGGCCGACCATTCGTTACATTGCTTGGCAAACCTGGTGCTGAAACCAACTTGACGTTCCATGGAACCTCCGCTAAATACGGTACAGTAGAGAGTGCGACGCTTATCGTCTGGGCCAAATATTTTATGGCAGCCAACTTACACATTTTA AATACTGCTCCGATGCCGAAACCAGGTACACAAGGACAAGCTCTAGCTATGAGGATCAACGCCGATAAGGCTGCTTTCTACAACTGCAGATTCTATGGTTTTCAGGACACTCTTTGCGACGATAGGGGCAACCATTTCTTTAAGGACTGTTACATTGAAGGAacctatgattttattttcggAAGAGGAGCTTCCTTGTACTTG AATACGCAATTGCATGCTGTTGGAGATGGATTAAGAGTGATCACAGCACACAATCGACAGAATTCAAACGACCAAAGCGGGTATTCGTTTGTGCATTGCAAGGTTACTGGAGTCGGAACCGGGATCTACTTGGGTAGGGCTTGGATGAGCCACCCTAAGGTCGTATATGCCTACACTGAGATGTCCAGTGTCGTCAACCCATCCGGATGGCAAGAGAACAGGGTGCGCGAGCATGACAA GACGGTGTTTTATGGAGAATACATGTGCACGGGACCAGGATCACACAAAGCTAAGAGAGTGGCACACACACAAGACATAGACAACAAAGAAGCTAACCATTTCCTTTCCCTCGGCTACATCAAAGGCTCTTCCTGGCTTCTCCCTTCTCCCGTTTACTAA